From a single Lactococcus allomyrinae genomic region:
- a CDS encoding 2-oxo acid dehydrogenase subunit E2: MTEIFKMPDIGEGMHEGDIANWLVKVGDVVKEDDPIAEVQNDKLMQEILSPYSGTVTKLFVEAGTTVEVDAPLVEFDGDGTGGATETTPAPAVVAEAPTGDVQIFTMPDIGEGMHEGDIANWLVKVGDVIKEDDPVAEVQNDKLMQEILSPYSGTVTKLFVEAGTTVEVGAPLIEYNGNGSSAAPATATPAPVAVEVTPAVAAPAGNAPLTKTTSAGRVLAMPSVRHYARKAGIDLTLVPATGRHGHTTLADVKAFESGKVAPLVAPSTPEAPAAPSAPKAADAPKAPSVKAGATDERVAMNPTRKVVSKVMTAQHTHIPPVTNFDQVEVSKLVKHRAGFKDIAAKQDIKLTYLAYVAKALATTAHKFPDINASVDYEKQEIVYHEHVNVGIAVNAPTGLYVPVIHEAENKSILEIAKEIAELATATRDGSLKPAQMQGSTITISNIGSARGSWFTPIINGSDVVILGLGSIVKEPIVNGEGEIVVGQNMKLSMTYDHRLIDGMLGQTSLNYLKSLLADPEFMLMEI; encoded by the coding sequence ATGACTGAGATTTTTAAAATGCCTGATATTGGTGAAGGAATGCACGAAGGCGACATCGCTAACTGGCTGGTTAAAGTCGGAGATGTGGTCAAAGAAGATGATCCAATCGCTGAAGTACAAAACGACAAACTCATGCAAGAAATCTTGTCGCCTTACTCTGGCACTGTCACTAAACTTTTTGTTGAAGCAGGGACAACCGTTGAAGTTGATGCCCCTTTAGTTGAATTTGACGGTGATGGAACTGGTGGAGCAACAGAAACTACTCCTGCGCCAGCTGTAGTAGCTGAAGCTCCTACTGGTGATGTTCAAATCTTCACTATGCCTGACATTGGTGAAGGAATGCACGAAGGTGACATCGCTAACTGGCTGGTTAAAGTTGGAGATGTAATCAAAGAAGATGACCCAGTTGCTGAAGTACAAAATGATAAACTCATGCAAGAAATTTTGTCACCTTACTCTGGTACTGTCACTAAACTTTTTGTTGAGGCAGGGACGACTGTTGAAGTTGGTGCTCCTTTAATCGAATACAACGGAAATGGCTCTTCTGCCGCTCCAGCGACAGCAACCCCTGCTCCTGTTGCTGTTGAAGTTACTCCTGCAGTTGCTGCGCCCGCTGGCAATGCACCTTTAACTAAAACAACTTCTGCTGGTCGTGTCCTCGCTATGCCATCTGTACGTCATTATGCGCGTAAAGCTGGTATTGATTTAACACTTGTACCCGCTACTGGTCGTCACGGTCATACAACACTTGCTGATGTCAAAGCTTTTGAATCTGGTAAAGTTGCTCCTCTTGTAGCGCCTAGCACTCCAGAAGCACCTGCTGCGCCTAGCGCACCTAAAGCAGCAGACGCACCTAAAGCGCCTAGCGTCAAAGCGGGTGCAACAGACGAACGTGTAGCGATGAACCCAACACGTAAAGTTGTCTCTAAAGTCATGACTGCACAACACACTCATATTCCACCTGTTACAAACTTTGACCAAGTTGAAGTTTCAAAACTAGTGAAACATCGTGCTGGCTTCAAAGATATTGCGGCTAAACAAGACATCAAGTTGACGTATCTTGCTTATGTGGCTAAAGCTTTGGCTACAACAGCTCATAAATTCCCAGACATCAATGCTTCTGTGGACTACGAAAAACAAGAAATTGTTTACCATGAGCACGTCAATGTCGGTATTGCAGTCAATGCACCTACTGGTTTATACGTACCAGTCATCCATGAAGCTGAAAATAAATCAATCCTTGAAATCGCCAAAGAAATTGCAGAATTGGCAACAGCAACTCGTGATGGTTCATTGAAACCTGCACAAATGCAAGGCTCTACGATTACGATTTCTAACATCGGTTCTGCGCGTGGAAGTTGGTTCACACCAATTATCAACGGTTCTGACGTTGTGATTTTGGGACTTGGCTCTATTGTCAAAGAACCTATCGTAAACGGCGAAGGTGAAATCGTTGTCGGTCAAAACATGAAGCTGTCAATGACCTATGACCACCGTTTGATTGACGGTATGTTGGGTCAAACTTCATTGAACTACTTGAAATCACTTTTGGCTGATCCTGAGTTCATGTTGATGGAAATTTGA
- a CDS encoding alpha-ketoacid dehydrogenase subunit beta, producing the protein MAVKTYIAAITEALDLALEKDKDTLVFGEDVGENGGVFRATDGLQKKYGEDRVFNTPLAESGIGGMAIGLATQGFHPIMEIQFGTFIFEVFDSIAGQMSRTRYRFNNTRSNNIVVRTPYGIGTKTPEMHADSIEGLFSQIPGLRVVMPSNPADAKGLLLASIENNDPVIFLENLHLYRSLKGEVPEGYYTTPLDQAAVAKEGSDVSIIAYGGTVPLALKAAEQLEKEGIKAEVLDLRTVAPLDIASIGKTVEKTGRVVVVQEAQRTAGIAANVMAEISERFVLSLKAPIGRVTGPDSIFPFAQAENDWAVKAEDIVNKVKEVVDYD; encoded by the coding sequence ATGGCAGTGAAAACTTATATTGCAGCAATTACAGAAGCGCTTGACCTTGCGCTTGAAAAAGACAAAGACACTCTAGTTTTTGGTGAAGATGTCGGAGAAAATGGTGGGGTATTCCGTGCAACAGATGGACTCCAAAAGAAATATGGTGAAGACCGTGTCTTCAATACTCCGCTTGCTGAATCAGGAATTGGTGGTATGGCGATTGGTCTTGCAACTCAAGGTTTCCATCCCATCATGGAAATTCAATTCGGAACATTTATCTTTGAAGTATTTGACTCTATCGCAGGTCAAATGAGTCGTACACGTTATCGTTTCAACAACACACGTTCAAACAATATCGTTGTTCGTACGCCCTATGGTATCGGAACTAAGACACCTGAGATGCACGCTGATTCAATCGAAGGTTTGTTCTCGCAAATTCCTGGACTTCGTGTTGTAATGCCATCAAATCCGGCTGATGCTAAAGGTTTACTTTTAGCTTCCATCGAAAACAATGACCCTGTCATTTTCCTTGAAAATCTCCACCTCTATCGCTCACTCAAAGGTGAAGTGCCAGAGGGCTATTATACAACACCACTTGACCAAGCTGCTGTAGCTAAAGAAGGTTCTGATGTTTCTATCATCGCCTATGGTGGTACAGTACCGCTTGCACTCAAAGCTGCTGAACAACTTGAAAAAGAAGGAATCAAGGCAGAAGTCCTTGACCTGCGCACTGTTGCTCCTCTCGACATCGCTTCTATCGGTAAAACTGTTGAAAAGACTGGTCGTGTCGTAGTCGTTCAGGAAGCCCAACGTACTGCTGGTATTGCGGCAAATGTTATGGCTGAAATTTCAGAACGTTTTGTTTTGAGCCTCAAAGCGCCTATTGGTCGTGTCACTGGTCCAGACTCAATCTTCCCATTTGCTCAAGCTGAAAATGATTGGGCGGTTAAAGCAGAAGATATCGTGAATAAAGTTAAAGAGGTGGTTGATTATGACTGA